The Thalassotalea nanhaiensis genome has a window encoding:
- a CDS encoding cytochrome c oxidase subunit 3 → MISTNKAESFSVQVKSNVKQTYLPSELGVWMFVFGDMLVFTLLFGSYAWERSQQHSLFVTSQAELSQTIGVINTLLLLTGSLFVVLALHAARIGRFALVNKLLLAAIFTGITFFINKLFEYSDKVSNDFTLLTNDFFMFYYMLTGIHLLHVIVATGVLVFIWKRLKANQSPLSKDSIKHLESGGIVWHMVDLLWIALFSLLYLIK, encoded by the coding sequence ATGATATCTACAAATAAAGCTGAAAGTTTCTCTGTGCAAGTTAAAAGTAATGTTAAGCAAACTTACCTACCAAGTGAGCTTGGTGTGTGGATGTTTGTGTTTGGTGATATGTTAGTGTTCACGTTATTGTTTGGTTCATATGCTTGGGAACGAAGTCAGCAACATAGCTTATTTGTTACCTCACAAGCAGAGCTTAGCCAAACCATCGGTGTTATTAATACATTGTTATTACTCACGGGTTCATTATTTGTGGTGTTGGCGTTACATGCAGCTAGAATCGGTCGATTTGCTTTGGTAAATAAACTGCTATTAGCAGCTATCTTTACTGGCATAACCTTTTTCATTAATAAATTATTTGAATACAGTGACAAAGTAAGTAATGATTTTACTTTACTCACTAATGATTTTTTCATGTTTTACTACATGTTAACCGGTATACACTTATTACATGTAATTGTTGCTACTGGGGTTTTAGTGTTTATATGGAAAAGGTTAAAAGCAAATCAATCCCCATTAAGCAAAGACTCTATTAAGCATTTAGAAAGTGGTGGTATTGTTTGGCATATGGTCGATTTATTATGGATAGCACTTTTTTCTTTACTATATTTGATTAAATAA
- a CDS encoding cytochrome C oxidase subunit IV family protein: protein MNYSNVVSSITKNSKTLLNTDILVWSGLILFTLISFFIGGESLFLPKLATTFILLVSFIKIRLVIHYFMEVKYAPLPLKIALDVWCICVFVMLLTLLVFPF, encoded by the coding sequence ATGAATTATTCAAACGTTGTGTCCAGCATTACTAAAAACTCTAAAACATTGCTGAATACAGATATTCTGGTGTGGAGTGGTTTAATACTATTTACCTTAATATCTTTCTTTATTGGGGGCGAGAGCCTGTTTCTTCCTAAATTAGCAACAACATTTATTTTACTTGTTAGCTTTATTAAAATTCGTTTAGTTATCCATTATTTTATGGAGGTTAAATACGCACCTTTACCGTTAAAAATAGCACTCGATGTTTGGTGTATCTGCGTATTTGTTATGTTGCTAACGCTGCTTGTATTCCCATTTTAA
- a CDS encoding DUF1254 domain-containing protein — translation MKTFSKKLSVIALATMSLASIAHAETSPKYSANVPSEIITPNHVKSQYLGEMNYVDGAPTQETFNKTRDFVDTANAVRLFLSGIPVASIQGLLAGHESVGMKPNQTIGISEGNLTAESIWLTANTTTPYVTSEVDLKDGPVVLEVGTPILGLLDNAAFKFTDRVGVTHPQDQGKGGKYFIYHSSYKGEVPTGYIPVESEGYQHWLLLRIVGNLNEMPKNIQALKDTMKLYPYDKPEQKTEFINLTGLKYNTVHAMNEKFYDEINTLIQYEPTDLWDEEWLGIAKDLGIEKGKAFKPDARMQRIFKEAANIATAEARSANFYPSKEMMVYDNRHWSTPLIKGHEFKDENGVISVDERTVFHFMATGITPDMVPKERGKGSAYLVGTRDSEGELYDGSKHYVVTLPKDIPAKLFWSFMIYDNQTRSMLETDQKNSGVDGLNKGMITNEDGSTTIHFSAKAPKGWENNWVQTNPEKGFNLLFRIYGPTESWFDQTWRPSDLVEQK, via the coding sequence ATGAAAACATTTAGTAAAAAACTTTCTGTAATTGCCCTTGCAACTATGTCTTTGGCGAGTATTGCACACGCGGAAACATCACCTAAGTATAGTGCAAATGTCCCAAGTGAAATCATCACACCTAATCATGTTAAGTCACAGTATTTAGGTGAGATGAATTATGTTGATGGTGCACCAACACAAGAAACCTTTAACAAAACCCGTGATTTTGTTGATACAGCAAACGCAGTACGTCTATTTTTATCAGGTATTCCAGTGGCATCAATCCAAGGGTTACTCGCTGGTCATGAAAGTGTTGGTATGAAGCCTAATCAAACGATCGGTATTTCTGAAGGTAATTTAACCGCTGAAAGTATTTGGTTAACTGCAAATACAACAACTCCTTATGTCACCAGTGAAGTAGACCTAAAAGATGGTCCAGTTGTACTCGAAGTAGGTACACCTATATTAGGTTTGCTTGATAATGCAGCGTTTAAATTTACTGATCGAGTTGGCGTAACACACCCACAAGATCAAGGTAAAGGTGGAAAATATTTCATCTACCATTCATCTTACAAAGGAGAAGTTCCTACTGGTTATATTCCAGTTGAATCAGAGGGTTATCAGCATTGGCTATTATTGCGTATCGTTGGCAACCTGAATGAAATGCCAAAAAATATTCAAGCATTGAAGGACACAATGAAACTGTACCCTTATGACAAGCCTGAGCAAAAAACCGAGTTCATCAATCTTACTGGGCTTAAGTACAACACTGTGCACGCAATGAATGAAAAGTTTTACGATGAAATTAATACGCTTATTCAGTATGAGCCGACTGATCTTTGGGATGAAGAATGGCTAGGCATTGCAAAAGATCTTGGTATTGAAAAAGGTAAAGCATTCAAACCAGATGCTCGTATGCAACGTATCTTTAAAGAAGCGGCAAATATTGCAACCGCAGAAGCGCGAAGTGCTAACTTCTACCCAAGCAAAGAAATGATGGTTTATGATAACCGTCATTGGTCAACACCACTGATTAAAGGGCATGAGTTTAAAGATGAAAATGGCGTTATATCAGTTGATGAACGCACTGTATTTCACTTTATGGCTACTGGTATTACTCCTGATATGGTGCCAAAAGAAAGAGGCAAAGGTTCGGCTTACCTAGTAGGTACTCGTGACTCTGAAGGTGAACTATACGATGGCTCTAAGCACTATGTTGTAACATTACCTAAAGACATTCCTGCAAAACTATTTTGGTCATTCATGATTTATGATAATCAAACGCGTTCAATGCTTGAAACAGATCAGAAGAATTCAGGCGTAGATGGTTTGAATAAAGGCATGATCACCAATGAAGATGGTAGTACAACTATTCACTTCTCAGCTAAAGCACCAAAAGGTTGGGAAAATAACTGGGTACAAACCAATCCTGAAAAAGGTTTTAACTTATTATTTAGAATATACGGACCAACAGAGTCATGGTTTGATCAAACTTGGCGACCAAGTGACTTAGTTGAACAGAAATAA